One stretch of Lucilia cuprina isolate Lc7/37 chromosome 6, ASM2204524v1, whole genome shotgun sequence DNA includes these proteins:
- the LOC111680564 gene encoding glutathione S-transferase 1 has product MSKPTLYYALFSPPARTCMITAKLIGLDLDLKFVDFSQKQHLSEEFLKLNPQHQIPVFVDTDGEVYIDSHAIICFMVSKYAKDDKLYPKDLSKRARVDHRLHYENGVLFQVIKDMVARNIYGGEGDFNPKTIEMCQNAYSFLEAFLKQGQYVVGNEMTVADVSINTTLITLHKLLPVDAGKYPLITAWMERMKSLPDYEDVNVKGAEALGARINGVMAENKAKSGN; this is encoded by the exons ATGAGTAAACCCACATTATATTATGCCCTATTTAGTCCTCCAGCTAGAACTTGTATGATTACCGCTAAATTAATTGGTCTTGATTTGGATTTAAA atttgttgatttttcacaaaaacagcATTTGAGTGAGGAATTTTTAAAG CTCAATCCACAACATCAAATACCAGTTTTTGTCGATACCGATGGAGAAGTTTATATAGACAG tcaTGCCATAATTTGTTTTATGGTTTCCAAATATGCCAAGGATGATAAATTGTATCCTAAAGATTTAAGTAAAAGGGCTCGAGTTGATCATCGTTTACATTATGAAAATGGTGTTCTTTTCCAGGTTATCAAGGATATGGTG GCTCGTAACATTTACGGTGGCGAAGGAGATTTTAATCCCAAAACTATTGAAATGTGCCAGAATGCCTATAGTTTTCTAGAGGCATTCCTCAAACAGGGTCAATATGTTGTGGGCAATGAAATGACTGTGGCAGATGTATCGATTAATACAACACTCATAACATTGCACAAACTATTGCCAGTTGATGCTGGAAAATATCCTCTTATTACCGCTTGGATGGAACGTATGAAATCATTGCCGGATTATGAAGATGTTAATGTTAAGGGAGCTGAAGCGCTGGGTGCACGCATTAATGGTGTTATGGCTGAGAATAAAGCTAAAAGTGGAAATTGA